Proteins encoded in a region of the Streptomyces sp. PCS3-D2 genome:
- a CDS encoding DUF6643 family protein, with the protein MTSPRSTYGGGYYSAPSFPDTPIYDSLVAERGTPQIAPIRVPAAYESPSAGYSSGGYLPALPSALPALPAATPQQQAPSYGYPYQQQAAPQPMPLQNAPAPYIPQQQPVAARAGFVSQPQPQQPRPAAMATGYEAMRPAAPRPMQVSAPAAGSSYEDPYGRPYQGRGY; encoded by the coding sequence ATGACCTCCCCCCGCTCCACTTATGGCGGCGGTTACTACTCCGCGCCCTCCTTCCCGGACACCCCCATCTACGACTCTCTCGTCGCAGAACGGGGCACTCCGCAGATCGCCCCGATCCGCGTCCCGGCCGCCTACGAGTCCCCGAGCGCGGGTTATTCGAGCGGCGGATACCTGCCGGCCCTGCCGTCGGCCCTGCCCGCACTGCCGGCTGCCACCCCTCAGCAGCAGGCTCCGTCATACGGGTACCCCTACCAACAGCAGGCCGCTCCGCAGCCGATGCCGCTGCAGAACGCACCCGCTCCCTACATTCCGCAGCAGCAGCCGGTCGCGGCCCGGGCTGGGTTCGTGTCGCAGCCCCAGCCCCAGCAGCCCCGCCCGGCGGCCATGGCCACCGGCTACGAGGCGATGCGCCCGGCCGCGCCGCGGCCCATGCAGGTGTCGGCTCCGGCCGCGGGATCCTCGTACGAGGACCCCTACGGCCGCCCCTACCAGGGCCGCGGCTACTGA
- a CDS encoding NUDIX domain-containing protein, translating into MTTPDFIRRIRESAGHQLLLLPGVTAIVFDDRGRVLLGRRSDTGRWSVVGGIAEPGEQPAETAVREVYEETAVRCVPERVVLVQMLDRMTYPNGDVCQFQDITFRCRATGGEARANDHESLEVGWFDVDALPPLEAFALDRIHRSLREEPTWFEVPAGTADRGAL; encoded by the coding sequence ATGACCACACCTGATTTCATCCGGCGGATCCGCGAGTCCGCCGGGCACCAGCTGCTGCTCCTGCCCGGGGTCACGGCCATCGTCTTCGACGACCGGGGCAGGGTCCTGCTCGGCCGCCGCTCCGACACCGGGCGCTGGTCCGTGGTCGGCGGCATCGCCGAGCCGGGCGAGCAGCCCGCCGAGACCGCCGTGCGCGAGGTGTACGAGGAGACGGCCGTGCGCTGCGTCCCCGAGCGCGTGGTCCTCGTCCAGATGCTCGACCGGATGACCTACCCCAATGGCGACGTCTGCCAGTTCCAGGACATCACCTTCCGCTGCCGTGCCACCGGCGGCGAGGCGCGGGCCAACGACCACGAGTCCCTCGAAGTGGGCTGGTTCGACGTGGACGCGCTGCCCCCGCTGGAGGCCTTCGCGCTGGACCGGATCCACCGGTCCTTGCGCGAGGAGCCCACCTGGTTCGAGGTCCCGGCCGGGACCGCGGACCGGGGCGCGCTGTGA
- a CDS encoding ADP-ribosylglycohydrolase family protein — MASARLDRAVGAVLGSAAGDALGAPYEFGPAGQLSARGREMCGGSGWDPGEATDDTQMAVLVAESLLEHDGLELSDVFARFQRWAAGQPKDIGLQTEDVLTNGEPWDLAAALHFQVNARAAGNGSLMRAATSAVYFAAGGREATMDAGRRIAALTHGDRAAWEGTAILHELVRVALDGADPLATVPDALGAVHPDHRERYGRVLAPDWHPGLATEFNGAVWPCLGSAVWALRTTTGFAEAVRAAVDLGGDTDTVAAVTGALAGARYGQEAVPAHWTAPLHVPLPGFGERVLDAEDLRALARRLATAGSR, encoded by the coding sequence ATGGCGTCCGCCCGGCTCGACCGGGCCGTGGGGGCCGTGCTCGGGTCGGCCGCGGGTGACGCACTCGGCGCACCGTACGAGTTCGGGCCGGCGGGGCAGTTGAGCGCGCGGGGCCGGGAGATGTGCGGGGGAAGCGGCTGGGATCCGGGCGAGGCGACGGACGACACCCAGATGGCTGTCCTGGTCGCGGAGTCGCTGCTGGAGCACGACGGCCTCGAACTCTCCGATGTCTTCGCCCGGTTCCAGCGGTGGGCGGCCGGCCAACCCAAGGACATCGGCCTCCAGACCGAGGACGTGCTCACCAACGGCGAGCCCTGGGACCTGGCGGCGGCCCTGCACTTCCAGGTCAACGCCCGGGCCGCCGGGAACGGATCCCTGATGCGGGCCGCCACTTCGGCGGTGTACTTCGCCGCGGGGGGACGGGAGGCGACCATGGACGCCGGGCGGCGGATCGCCGCACTGACCCACGGCGACCGGGCCGCTTGGGAGGGGACCGCCATCCTGCACGAGCTCGTCCGCGTCGCCCTGGACGGCGCCGATCCGCTCGCCACCGTCCCGGACGCGCTCGGCGCGGTGCACCCGGACCACCGCGAACGGTACGGCCGGGTCCTCGCGCCCGACTGGCACCCCGGCCTGGCCACCGAGTTCAACGGGGCGGTGTGGCCCTGCCTCGGCTCGGCGGTGTGGGCGCTGCGGACCACCACCGGGTTCGCGGAGGCCGTGCGGGCGGCGGTGGACCTGGGCGGGGACACCGACACGGTCGCCGCGGTGACGGGCGCGCTGGCCGGAGCACGCTACGGGCAGGAAGCGGTGCCCGCACACTGGACGGCCCCACTCCACGTACCGCTGCCCGGGTTCGGCGAGCGGGTTCTGGACGCGGAGGACCTGCGCGCGTTGGCCCGGCGGCTCGCGACGGCCGGCTCCCGCTGA
- the lnt gene encoding apolipoprotein N-acyltransferase, whose translation MSSSVTREAASNEPPQPAGGPAEPRTPSVTPPADGSAPAITAAPQRRGAAPVRAALAALSGVLLYLSFPPRPLWWLAPLALALLAGCLHGRRPRAGFGLGTLAGLGYLLPLLVWTGEEVGPVPWLALAFLEALFIGLTGLGIALVGRLPAWPVFAAAVWVAGEALRARVPFGGFPWGKLAFGQADGVFTPLAALGGTPLLSFGVALCGFGLYAAVRLVRRHPGRTTAALTALTVAAPVAAALAARPLVSDAAEDGSVVAAVIQGNVPRLGLDFNSQRRAVLDNHVKRTIQLAEDVEAGRVPRPDFVVWPENSSDLDPYAEPDAHAVIDRAVKAIGVPVAIGAVVAPETGPLRNTMILWDPVAGPTETYDKRKIQPFGERIPMRSFVRLFSSDVDRVRRDFGPGTEPGVFDMAGSGVGMVTCFEAAFDDAVRSTVRDGAQVIAVPSNNATFGRTQMTYQQLAMDRVRAVEHSRTVLVPVTSGVSAVIRPDGRIVSQTQMFTADALVAEIPLRSTRTPATVLGPLPEYALLLLAAGGFGALATRRIRAGRAA comes from the coding sequence ATGAGCAGCAGTGTGACGCGCGAGGCCGCCTCGAACGAGCCCCCGCAGCCCGCCGGCGGACCGGCCGAGCCCAGGACGCCGTCCGTGACGCCCCCCGCCGACGGGTCCGCGCCGGCCATCACGGCCGCACCGCAGCGCCGGGGCGCCGCGCCGGTCCGGGCCGCGCTCGCGGCGCTGTCCGGCGTCCTGCTGTACCTCAGCTTCCCGCCCCGCCCGCTGTGGTGGCTGGCCCCGCTCGCCCTTGCCCTGCTCGCGGGCTGCCTGCACGGGCGCCGCCCGCGGGCCGGCTTCGGACTCGGCACCCTCGCCGGCCTCGGCTACCTGCTGCCGCTCCTCGTCTGGACCGGTGAGGAGGTCGGCCCGGTGCCCTGGCTCGCGCTGGCCTTCCTCGAAGCCCTGTTCATCGGCCTGACCGGTCTGGGCATCGCCCTCGTCGGCCGGCTCCCGGCCTGGCCGGTCTTCGCCGCCGCCGTCTGGGTCGCGGGCGAGGCCCTGCGTGCCCGAGTCCCCTTCGGCGGGTTCCCCTGGGGCAAGCTCGCCTTCGGACAGGCAGACGGCGTCTTCACCCCGCTCGCCGCACTGGGCGGCACACCGCTGCTCTCCTTCGGCGTGGCCCTCTGCGGATTCGGCCTCTACGCGGCCGTGCGCCTCGTCCGGCGCCACCCCGGCCGCACCACCGCCGCGCTGACTGCCCTCACCGTCGCCGCCCCCGTCGCCGCGGCCCTCGCCGCCCGGCCGCTGGTCTCGGACGCCGCCGAGGACGGCTCCGTCGTCGCCGCGGTTATCCAGGGCAACGTGCCCCGCCTCGGTCTCGACTTCAACTCCCAGCGCCGGGCCGTCCTCGACAACCACGTCAAGCGGACCATCCAGCTCGCCGAGGACGTCGAGGCCGGCCGGGTGCCCAGGCCCGACTTCGTGGTCTGGCCCGAGAACTCCTCCGATCTCGACCCCTACGCCGAGCCGGACGCCCACGCCGTCATCGACCGGGCGGTCAAGGCCATCGGCGTGCCCGTGGCCATCGGTGCGGTCGTCGCCCCGGAGACCGGCCCGCTGCGCAACACGATGATCCTCTGGGACCCCGTCGCGGGCCCCACGGAGACCTACGACAAGCGCAAGATCCAGCCCTTCGGCGAGCGCATCCCGATGCGCTCCTTCGTCCGGCTCTTCAGCTCCGACGTGGACCGGGTACGCCGCGACTTCGGCCCCGGCACGGAGCCCGGCGTCTTCGACATGGCCGGCAGCGGCGTGGGCATGGTCACCTGCTTCGAGGCCGCCTTCGACGACGCCGTCCGCTCGACCGTCCGGGACGGTGCCCAGGTGATCGCCGTACCGAGCAACAACGCCACCTTCGGCCGCACGCAGATGACCTACCAGCAGCTCGCCATGGACCGGGTCCGCGCCGTCGAGCACAGCCGCACCGTCCTCGTCCCCGTGACCAGCGGCGTCAGCGCCGTCATCCGCCCGGACGGTCGGATCGTCTCGCAGACGCAGATGTTCACCGCGGACGCGCTCGTCGCCGAGATCCCGCTGCGCTCGACCCGCACTCCGGCCACCGTGCTCGGGCCGCTCCCCGAGTACGCCCTGCTGCTGCTCGCCGCGGGCGGGTTCGGCGCACTCGCCACCCGCCGGATCCGCGCCGGCCGCGCCGCATGA
- a CDS encoding dihydrofolate reductase family protein: MRRVTYAMGVSLDGYIVGPDGDFDWTEPDEEVFRFWIDETREVGVHLLGRRLYETMLYWETADQDPSLDAASLEWISVWNPLPKVVFSSTLSAVQGNARLASGGLAEEIGRLRAAPGGGDIAIGGATLASEAAALDLIDEYRMVVHPVLVGSGIPFFPRHGRRVDLELLETRTFSSKVVHLRYRVTRRPVRPPGPPATGGGVRAEPG; encoded by the coding sequence ATGCGACGCGTGACCTATGCGATGGGCGTCTCGCTCGACGGCTACATCGTCGGGCCGGACGGTGACTTCGACTGGACCGAACCGGACGAGGAGGTCTTCCGCTTCTGGATCGACGAGACCCGCGAGGTCGGCGTCCACCTCCTGGGGCGGCGGCTGTACGAGACGATGCTCTACTGGGAGACCGCCGACCAGGACCCCTCGCTCGACGCCGCGTCACTCGAATGGATCTCGGTCTGGAATCCGCTCCCGAAGGTGGTGTTCTCCAGTACCCTCTCGGCGGTACAAGGCAACGCCCGCCTGGCCTCGGGCGGCCTGGCGGAAGAGATCGGGCGACTGCGGGCCGCGCCGGGGGGCGGTGACATCGCGATCGGCGGCGCCACGCTCGCCTCCGAGGCAGCCGCCCTGGACCTGATCGACGAGTACCGGATGGTGGTCCATCCCGTGCTCGTCGGCAGTGGTATCCCCTTCTTCCCCCGGCACGGGCGCCGGGTGGACCTCGAACTTCTGGAGACCCGCACCTTCAGCTCCAAGGTCGTCCACCTCCGCTATCGCGTGACACGCCGGCCCGTGCGTCCGCCCGGCCCCCCGGCGACGGGCGGTGGTGTCCGCGCGGAACCTGGGTAG
- a CDS encoding TetR/AcrR family transcriptional regulator yields the protein MNPDRRDRLRDAAVAVLAESGGRGLTHRAVDAAAAVPTGTAKNYFPTREALLRAVAEHCSERHRASAAPPAGTGPGPADAEQLAALLARRLRDVAGPGRPGALAYLELRTEGARRPWLAALLDPIAAEDFAAHAHLLRTAGLPDGPERARALTLALHGAIPHLLAGAPATLAAAGLDDLTGFARRVLAAVCAEEAR from the coding sequence GTGAATCCGGACCGTAGGGACCGGCTGCGGGACGCGGCCGTCGCCGTGCTGGCGGAGTCGGGCGGTCGCGGGCTGACCCACCGGGCCGTCGATGCGGCAGCCGCCGTGCCGACGGGCACGGCCAAGAACTACTTCCCCACCCGCGAGGCCCTGCTGCGGGCGGTCGCCGAGCACTGTTCGGAGCGGCATCGGGCGTCCGCCGCGCCGCCGGCGGGGACCGGCCCGGGGCCGGCCGACGCCGAGCAGCTCGCGGCACTGCTGGCCCGGCGCTTGCGGGACGTGGCGGGGCCGGGCCGCCCCGGTGCGCTGGCGTACCTGGAGCTCCGGACCGAGGGGGCGCGGCGGCCGTGGCTGGCCGCACTGCTGGACCCCATCGCGGCGGAGGACTTCGCCGCACACGCGCACCTGCTGCGCACGGCCGGGCTCCCGGATGGGCCGGAGCGGGCCCGGGCCCTGACCCTCGCCCTGCACGGGGCCATCCCCCACCTCCTGGCCGGAGCCCCGGCCACCCTGGCCGCCGCCGGCCTGGACGACCTGACCGGCTTCGCCCGTCGCGTGCTGGCCGCCGTATGCGCCGAGGAGGCGCGGTGA
- a CDS encoding glutamate racemase, with translation MKIALMDSGIGLLAAAAAVRRLRPDADLVLSSDPDGMPWGPRTPDDLAGRALAVARAAAAHRPDALIVACNTATVHALEAVRAELEPAIPVIGTVPAIKPAAAAGGRIAIWATPATTGSPYQRGLIRDFATGARVTEVPCPGLADAVEAADDAAVTAAVAAAAALTPDDVTDVVLGCTHYELTEAPIRAALAARTGGAELVYHGSAEPVAVQALRRLGAVAEPGLPRTGGLTVLHSGREAALPAAAFAYAEGRLLSGQGAPVG, from the coding sequence GTGAAGATCGCGCTCATGGACTCCGGAATCGGCCTCCTCGCCGCGGCCGCCGCGGTGCGGCGGCTGCGGCCGGACGCGGATCTGGTCCTCTCCTCCGACCCCGACGGGATGCCCTGGGGTCCGCGGACCCCCGACGACCTTGCCGGGCGCGCGCTGGCCGTGGCCCGGGCCGCCGCCGCGCACCGCCCCGACGCGCTGATCGTGGCCTGCAACACCGCCACCGTGCACGCCCTGGAGGCCGTCCGGGCGGAGCTGGAGCCTGCCATCCCGGTCATCGGGACCGTGCCGGCGATCAAGCCCGCCGCCGCGGCCGGCGGGCGGATCGCCATCTGGGCCACCCCCGCCACCACCGGCAGCCCTTACCAGCGCGGGCTGATCCGCGACTTCGCCACCGGCGCCCGCGTCACCGAGGTGCCCTGCCCCGGGCTCGCCGACGCCGTCGAGGCGGCCGACGACGCCGCAGTGACCGCGGCCGTCGCCGCGGCCGCCGCGCTGACCCCGGACGATGTCACCGACGTGGTGCTCGGCTGTACCCACTACGAACTGACCGAGGCCCCGATCCGGGCCGCCCTCGCCGCGCGGACCGGGGGAGCGGAGCTGGTCTATCACGGCTCCGCCGAGCCCGTCGCCGTCCAGGCGCTGCGCCGGCTCGGAGCCGTCGCCGAGCCCGGCCTGCCCCGCACGGGCGGCCTGACCGTCCTGCACAGCGGCCGCGAGGCGGCTCTGCCCGCCGCCGCGTTCGCGTATGCGGAGGGCCGCCTGCTGTCCGGTCAGGGCGCCCCCGTCGGCTGA
- a CDS encoding glycosyltransferase, translating into MGLLTAASFASLAAWLWLTLAQGMFWRTDVRLPPRSAPAHWPSVAIVVPARDEAGVLPLSLPSLLAQDYPGAAEIVLVDDGSTDGTGALAVRLATERPGLPLTVASPGDPAPGWTGKLWALRHGISLARAAQAGEPEFLLLTDADIAHEPDSLRALVSAAVSADLDLVSQMARLRVCGMWERLVVPAFVYFFAQLYPFRRINRPGARTAAAAGGCVLLRTRAAVRAGVPDRIRQAVIDDVSLARAVQDSGGRIWLGLAERVDSIRPYPALADLWRMVSRSAYAQLRHQPLLLAGTVAGLVLVYLVPPAALLAGLATGRPATAWAGGLAWLLMAGTYVPMLRHYRQSAALAPLLPFTALLYLLMTVDSAVQHYRGRGASWKGRTYARPSDA; encoded by the coding sequence ATGGGCCTCCTCACCGCCGCGTCCTTCGCCTCGCTCGCCGCATGGCTGTGGCTCACCCTCGCCCAAGGCATGTTCTGGCGCACCGACGTCCGGCTGCCCCCGCGCAGCGCCCCCGCGCACTGGCCGTCCGTCGCCATCGTCGTACCCGCCCGGGACGAGGCCGGGGTGCTGCCGCTGAGCCTGCCCTCGCTCCTCGCGCAGGACTATCCCGGTGCGGCCGAGATCGTCCTGGTCGACGACGGCAGCACCGACGGCACCGGCGCCCTCGCCGTCCGTCTGGCCACCGAACGGCCCGGCCTCCCGCTCACCGTCGCCTCCCCCGGCGATCCCGCCCCGGGCTGGACCGGCAAGCTGTGGGCGCTGCGCCACGGCATCTCGCTCGCCCGGGCCGCGCAGGCCGGCGAGCCCGAGTTCCTCCTGCTCACCGATGCCGACATCGCACACGAACCGGACAGTCTGCGCGCGTTGGTCTCCGCCGCGGTCTCCGCCGACCTCGACCTCGTCTCGCAGATGGCCCGGCTGCGCGTCTGCGGCATGTGGGAGCGCCTGGTCGTACCGGCCTTCGTGTACTTCTTCGCACAGCTCTACCCGTTCCGCCGGATCAACCGGCCCGGCGCGCGCACCGCCGCGGCCGCGGGCGGCTGCGTACTGCTGCGGACCCGGGCCGCCGTGCGGGCGGGGGTCCCCGACCGGATCCGCCAGGCCGTCATCGACGACGTCTCGCTGGCCCGCGCGGTCCAGGATTCAGGCGGCCGTATCTGGCTGGGGCTCGCGGAGCGGGTGGACAGCATCCGCCCCTACCCCGCGCTCGCGGACCTGTGGCGGATGGTCTCGCGCAGCGCGTACGCGCAACTGCGCCATCAGCCCCTGCTGCTGGCGGGGACGGTCGCCGGACTGGTGCTCGTCTACCTGGTGCCCCCGGCCGCCCTCCTGGCGGGCCTCGCGACCGGACGCCCCGCCACCGCGTGGGCCGGCGGTCTCGCCTGGCTCCTGATGGCCGGCACGTACGTGCCGATGCTGCGCCACTACCGCCAGTCCGCGGCGCTCGCGCCGCTGCTTCCGTTCACGGCGCTGCTGTACCTCCTGATGACCGTCGACTCGGCCGTCCAGCACTACCGCGGGCGGGGCGCGTCGTGGAAGGGCCGCACCTACGCCCGCCCGAGCGACGCCTGA